One window of Akkermansia biwaensis genomic DNA carries:
- a CDS encoding 2-dehydropantoate 2-reductase produces the protein MKIAILGAGALGCYYGARLQKSGHDVSFIVRSEYDYLKEHGLEVKSLHGNISLPRIKVYREASEVGPVDLVVVAWKSTANAGFAKALPPLMGPDTVAATLQNGMGNAEEIARIIPSDRIYVGLCFICAMREEPGHINHLEGGNIQFAPFVPSPEGSAKAQELSALFAGAGIKTRAFDNAEQIQWYKLVWNIPFNGLCLALGGISIAELYKNPENVARVRRIMEEVVRAAKARGHTLPNDLVEFHLSRTESMGAFIPSSAVDYNEGRPIEYTAIWGDPLAKAHQAGASVPEWEQLDRDIRQRLKMD, from the coding sequence ATGAAAATAGCCATTCTGGGAGCCGGGGCGCTCGGCTGCTATTACGGAGCCAGACTTCAGAAATCCGGCCACGACGTATCGTTCATCGTACGCTCGGAATACGACTACCTGAAAGAACACGGTCTGGAAGTGAAAAGCCTGCACGGGAACATTTCGCTGCCCCGCATCAAGGTATACCGGGAAGCGTCGGAAGTCGGTCCGGTGGATCTCGTCGTCGTCGCCTGGAAAAGCACGGCCAATGCGGGATTTGCCAAGGCCCTCCCTCCCTTGATGGGACCAGACACGGTGGCCGCCACTCTCCAGAATGGCATGGGAAACGCGGAGGAAATCGCCCGTATTATCCCGTCGGACCGCATTTACGTGGGCCTGTGCTTCATCTGCGCCATGCGGGAGGAACCGGGCCACATCAACCATTTGGAAGGCGGCAACATTCAATTCGCACCGTTCGTCCCGTCGCCGGAGGGCTCCGCAAAGGCGCAGGAACTTTCCGCTCTCTTTGCCGGGGCGGGCATCAAGACACGCGCCTTTGACAACGCGGAACAGATCCAGTGGTACAAGCTCGTCTGGAACATACCGTTCAACGGGCTCTGCTTGGCGCTGGGGGGCATCAGCATCGCGGAACTCTACAAAAACCCGGAAAACGTCGCCCGTGTCCGCCGCATCATGGAAGAAGTGGTCCGGGCCGCCAAAGCCCGCGGCCACACGTTGCCGAACGACCTGGTCGAATTCCACCTTTCCCGCACGGAAAGCATGGGAGCCTTCATCCCGTCCAGCGCCGTGGACTACAACGAAGGACGCCCCATCGAATACACGGCCATCTGGGGCGATCCCCTCGCTAAAGCCCATCAGGCCGGAGCCTCCGTACCCGAATGGGAACAACTGGACAGGGATATCCGCCAGCGCCTGAAAATGGATTAA
- a CDS encoding formate--tetrahydrofolate ligase — protein MVIPAFSDCVSKLGVDENDVIPFGRNKAKIPLKVLDKTATPAKLILVSAITPTPSGEGKTTVSIGLAQGLQAIGKKACLALRQPSMGPVFGRKGGATGGGQSSLTPMEEINMHFTGDFHAITSAHNLISAIIDNAMFFHTLNIDERKVTWKRVMDMNDRALRSIIVGLNRQGFPRETGFDITPASEIMACLCLATSYKDMENRINRIVIGFTADDKPVFAKELGITGSVMALLKDALMPNLVQSVEGVPCFLHGGPFANIAHGCNSVLATKMALHFGDYAVTEAGFAFDLGAEKFLDIKCRQSGLNPAAIVIVATARALKMHGGTALADLKNTDVAALKKGLANLDAHLDAAAHYKRPVVVAVNKFFDDSQEELDAIMEHCAERGIPCAIADIFSRGGEGGKELAQIVVEAADRPSPPFKPLYESALPVEEKLNIIARSIYGADGVELTPAAKKKLAQFEASRLTDLPICMAKTQNSLSDNGRLRGRPTGFTVTVRDFEIANGAGFLVALCGEIMRMPALPVSPNAMHIYLDNKGNVQGL, from the coding sequence ATGGTCATTCCCGCATTCTCCGATTGTGTCAGCAAGCTGGGCGTCGATGAAAACGACGTCATTCCTTTTGGCCGCAACAAGGCCAAAATTCCCTTGAAGGTGCTCGACAAGACCGCCACTCCCGCCAAGCTCATCCTAGTATCCGCCATCACCCCCACCCCCTCCGGAGAAGGAAAAACCACCGTGTCCATCGGTCTGGCACAGGGGCTCCAGGCCATCGGCAAGAAAGCCTGCCTCGCGCTCCGCCAGCCTTCCATGGGCCCCGTCTTCGGCCGCAAGGGCGGCGCCACCGGCGGCGGACAAAGCTCCCTGACGCCGATGGAGGAAATCAACATGCACTTTACGGGGGACTTCCACGCCATCACCTCCGCGCACAACCTCATCAGCGCCATCATTGACAACGCCATGTTCTTCCACACACTGAACATCGACGAACGCAAAGTCACGTGGAAACGCGTGATGGACATGAACGACCGCGCCCTGCGCTCCATCATCGTGGGCCTCAACAGGCAGGGATTCCCGCGGGAAACAGGGTTCGACATCACCCCGGCTTCTGAAATCATGGCATGCCTGTGCCTGGCTACGTCCTACAAGGACATGGAGAATCGCATCAACCGCATCGTTATCGGCTTCACGGCGGACGACAAACCCGTTTTCGCCAAGGAACTGGGCATTACCGGCTCCGTCATGGCCCTGCTGAAAGACGCCCTGATGCCGAACCTGGTCCAGAGCGTGGAAGGCGTGCCCTGCTTCCTGCACGGCGGCCCATTCGCCAACATCGCCCACGGCTGCAACTCCGTGCTGGCTACGAAAATGGCTCTCCACTTCGGTGACTATGCCGTGACGGAAGCCGGATTCGCCTTTGATCTGGGTGCGGAAAAATTTTTGGATATCAAATGCCGCCAGTCCGGCCTGAATCCCGCGGCCATCGTCATCGTCGCCACGGCCCGCGCCCTGAAAATGCACGGAGGAACCGCCCTGGCGGATCTGAAAAACACGGACGTGGCCGCCCTGAAAAAGGGCTTGGCAAACCTAGACGCCCATCTGGACGCCGCCGCCCACTACAAGCGCCCCGTGGTCGTGGCCGTCAACAAATTCTTTGATGACTCCCAGGAGGAACTGGACGCCATCATGGAGCACTGCGCGGAACGCGGCATCCCCTGCGCCATTGCGGACATCTTTTCCCGCGGAGGGGAAGGCGGGAAGGAACTGGCCCAAATCGTGGTAGAAGCGGCAGACCGTCCTTCCCCGCCCTTCAAGCCCCTGTATGAATCTGCCCTACCCGTGGAGGAAAAACTCAATATCATCGCCCGCAGCATTTACGGAGCGGACGGCGTGGAACTGACGCCTGCGGCCAAAAAAAAGCTGGCCCAGTTTGAAGCCAGCCGTCTAACGGACCTCCCCATCTGCATGGCAAAAACCCAGAACTCTCTTTCCGACAACGGCAGGCTGCGTGGCCGCCCCACCGGATTCACCGTCACCGTGCGCGACTTTGAAATCGCCAACGGGGCCGGATTCCTGGTAGCCCTCTGCGGGGAAATCATGCGCATGCCCGCCCTGCCCGTCTCCCCGAATGCCATGCACATCTATCTGGACAACAAAGGCAACGTCCAGGGGCTGTAA
- a CDS encoding acyltransferase, producing the protein MSTNQPLNAGGGHIAWVDFLRILACFLVVLAHCCDPFVGSFDGSFDFKSGVFIGSLVRPCVPLFAMISGVLLFPVTMEMGAFYSRRLKRILIPLVVWSLALPLFYFLYFAAGVQTASPNIVMDTYTWSATVDKLYTFIFNFNYDTTPLWYVYMLVGLYLFMPIMSAWLTQAKRKDVKIFLGIWIFSMVLPYVQMLAPTLGYEGNYGNMGILGICDWNPYGMFYNFAGFMGYMVLAHYLMKYPLNWNWKKTLSITLPLFLAGFAITFFGFLETQKHFPGQYSKLEILWYFSGINVFMMTFAIFAIVSKLRIKTSPALSRIAALTFGVYLCHFFFVQCAYDAIDFLGWTGLPACVKIPLMACLASAVSLFLVWLLNLNRWTRKSIM; encoded by the coding sequence ATGAGTACCAACCAACCATTGAATGCCGGAGGCGGTCACATCGCCTGGGTAGATTTTCTGCGCATCCTGGCCTGCTTCCTCGTCGTGCTGGCCCATTGCTGCGATCCCTTCGTAGGGAGCTTTGACGGCAGTTTTGACTTTAAGTCGGGCGTCTTCATCGGCAGCCTCGTACGACCCTGTGTTCCTTTGTTTGCGATGATTTCCGGCGTCCTGCTTTTTCCCGTGACGATGGAAATGGGCGCTTTCTATTCACGCCGGCTCAAGAGGATTCTGATTCCGCTGGTCGTGTGGTCCCTGGCGCTTCCCCTGTTTTACTTCCTCTACTTTGCCGCGGGCGTGCAGACGGCCAGCCCCAACATCGTGATGGACACTTACACCTGGAGCGCCACGGTCGATAAGCTGTACACCTTTATTTTCAATTTCAATTATGATACCACTCCCCTCTGGTACGTGTACATGCTCGTAGGCCTGTACCTCTTCATGCCCATCATGAGCGCGTGGCTGACCCAGGCCAAAAGGAAGGACGTGAAGATTTTTCTGGGAATCTGGATATTCAGCATGGTCCTGCCGTACGTCCAGATGCTGGCTCCGACGCTGGGGTATGAGGGCAATTACGGCAATATGGGGATTCTGGGCATCTGCGACTGGAACCCGTACGGCATGTTTTACAACTTCGCGGGCTTCATGGGGTACATGGTCCTTGCCCATTATTTGATGAAGTATCCCCTGAACTGGAACTGGAAAAAGACACTGTCCATCACGCTCCCCCTGTTCCTGGCCGGATTTGCCATTACCTTCTTCGGCTTTCTGGAAACGCAGAAGCATTTCCCCGGCCAGTATTCCAAGCTGGAGATTCTGTGGTACTTCTCCGGCATTAACGTGTTCATGATGACCTTTGCCATCTTCGCCATAGTGAGCAAACTCCGGATTAAAACCAGCCCGGCATTGTCCCGGATAGCCGCCCTGACCTTCGGCGTGTACCTGTGCCACTTCTTCTTTGTGCAGTGCGCCTATGATGCTATTGACTTCCTTGGTTGGACGGGTCTTCCCGCCTGCGTGAAAATTCCGTTGATGGCCTGCCTAGCGTCCGCCGTTTCGCTCTTCCTTGTCTGGCTGCTGAACCTCAACAGGTGGACGCGCAAGAGCATCATGTAA